AAATATCTTTGGTGAAAATTGCTTGACCTGAAACGCGTTTCATACAATATTCTGTTTTTGCAAAGGCTTCAGCACTTGGTCCGCGTGATCGAGCAACCGAGCGTTAGGACTGGTGCTGTGGTACTCTCGGAGGTGCTACCATGCAAAAACCAATTGTATTTTTCGATATTGATGGAACGATTTTAAATGAAGATAAAGTAATTCCAGAGTCTACAAAGACTGCCATTCGTCTACTTCAGGAAAAAGGCATTCACACGGTCATTGCCACAGGACGTGTGCCAAAAATGTTTTATTGGATTTTAAAGGAACTAAACATTGATTCCTATGTAGCGATGAACGGCCAGTATGTGGTATTCGAAGGTCAGGAAATTTACTCCAATCCTATTGATTCAGATATCCTGCAATCTTTATCGGCCATGACTGCAAGCAACGGCCATGCCTTAGCATATTGCAGCCATTTGGATTATAAGGTGACCGAAAAAAATCACCCGTATATTGAATCGAGTTTCGATTCCTTGATGATGGCCTATCCTGATGTGGACCCAGCATATTTTAAGCGGTTTTCTATTTTCCAAGGTCATCTTTATTGTGAAGGTCTTTTTGAACAAACATATGCAGAGCGTTTTCCGCAATTCAGTTTCGTTAAATGGCATGACTATGCGTATGATATTCTGCCAAAGGGCGCTTCAAAAGCCGTAGGAGTCCAGAAACTCACCGAAACATTAGGAATCAAAAAAGAGCATACCTATGCCTTTGGAGATGGATTGAACGATTTAGAAATGCTTTCTACTGTTGGAACAGGCGTTGCGATGGGAAATGCTGTTCCAGAGGCAAAAGCAGCTGCAGATATAGTGACAACCTCTAACTGTAATGACGGAATTCTCAATGGATTAATCCAGCTTGGACTTTTAGAGGAAGAGCTTGCCTTAAAATAACCTTTAAGGGTCCCTTCCGTTTGAAGGGGCCCTCTTGTGGTGTCAGGCACCATTAATTTACTGAAGGCACAAAAATCTTCTCATACTCGTAGTCGCCATTGGTTTCGTTTATTTTAATTACCGACGCATTTTCTACGGGCTTAAAGCCAGTCAATTCCTCGACAGGCCAATTCATCAGGAAGGTTAACAGCATCTGGATAAAAGCGGCATGAGTAACAATGACAACATTTTCATACCTTTGCTGCCTCCGTACGCGTTCAATGACGGTATGCATAAACATGGTCGCACGTAAGTACACATCGGCCAATGATTCTCCATTTTCATATCTAAAATAAAATTGTCCTGCTGCTTTAAATTCCTTCTTTTTCTCGGGTGGACGGTTGCTGAAATCATAAAGATTCCCTAATTCCCATTCTCTTATGAGGGGATTTTCGAAAAAGGGAACCCCTTCGGGTAGCTGGGAATGAACCGCTTGCGCTGTTTGAATCGTGCGTAAGTAAGGAGAACTATACACTACGGTCTTTTCATTCAGGATGGATTTCATAAATTCCGCTGTTTTTTGTACCTGTTCGAAACCGATCCCTGTTAAGCTATGCCTCGAATCATGGGTATGCGCCATTACCGTTCGATCGATGTTATGCTCAGACTCCCCATGCCGGATTACGTATAAATTCAATTCACTCCATCCTTTCACTAATCTTTTTTTGGTTTACTTGGAAAAAGTTGATTTTGCTTTTAACAGAGTTTTTGGGTTTGCGGGATACTCCCTTTGTCAGAAGTTCACTTACCTTCTGACAGTGTCACTAGGTTTTCCTCCTACTCTGTCAGAAGTGTCATTGGGTTTTCCTCCTACTCTGTCAGAAGTTCGCTTGCCTTCTGACAGTCTCACTGATCTTTACTTCTACTCTGTCAGAAGTTCGCTTACCTTTTGACTATTGATAGCATTCTACTAAGTAACAAACTATCAAATTCATTTTTTCTAAGAATAAAATCCACTATCGTTTCTCAATATATTCGATAACCTGTTGAAAATTCCCTTTTGTTCCCACTGGTCCGTGACCAGGAATGGCCACTTCTATATCCATTTCCTCAACCTTCCGCAAGATCTCAATCCACTTTTGAGGATTAGATTCTTCAAATATGGTAGGTGCTGTATCCACAAATAATAGATCCCCCATGAAGGCAACTTTTTCCTCTGGAATATACAAAATCGCATCACAGTAGGAATGCCCGCCACCCAATGTGAATAATCGCGCGCTTCTTTTGCTCCCTTTAAACGACATTTCACTTTTAAAAGTTTGTTGCGGCAACACTAATTCTAGTGTGGGCAAAGACACTTCCATTTCACTTAAAAAATTTATCTGTTGCTCTAGCTCTTTATCATACTCCTCGCCTAATTTCAGCTTTAGCGTTTGAATATAATTTATCAGCCCTTGAATATCACCTTTCTGCTTTTCAATCCGGGCAGGATGCAGTTCCTTCATTTTTTCAAAGGTGGCTTGACTTGAAACAATCGTACTTTCCTTGAAAACCTGATTCCCACGAACATGATCGCCATGCCAATGACTGTTCACCACCCATGTGATTGGTTGGTTAGTCACTCGAATCGCCAGCGTTTTTAAGTCCTCTGCCGCTTGTTGCGTATTAAATGTATCAAATACAAGGGTCTGACCCCCTAAATCTACAAACCCGGCATTTCCTACCGCACCCCCACCTTCTTTTGCTATAGCCGCATAAACACCATCTTGCACCGTTTCTAGCGTAAAATGCTTGCTGAAAAATTGATTAATCATCCGTTTCCACTCCTTACTAGTTTAGTAAATTAATTGCGAATATTATGAACCTATTGTATGATTTCCGTAATTATCAAAACCACTTATTGAGTAAAGAGGAAATCAGTCGGAGGAACGAACCATGTCTTACTCATTGAACCTATCCAATTTTTCATCAGAGCAAATTGCCTTTGGCTACTCGGCAGCGCATGAAACACTAATCGCACTGCATGTATTCTACGATTGTAAGCACCACCCTCTGCACATCCCCTGGGTGATCAACGCTCGTAAAAAAATTTCACCGGCCTTAAAGGAAGAGATAGAAAGATTTAGCCTTTTTTACAAACGGCCTATTGTAAGCTTTTGGGAGTTGAGCGAGGATTCAACATTTCGCTCCTTTGACTCCGATTTAATGGAAATGGCTAAACAACCGATTGAGACTTATTGGCAAAAAATCATTGAGACATTATTGGTTAAAAATAAGAACGAGATACAGTGGGATCAAAAGCTTCACAATGAGTTGATCGAGCTTGAAGATAGGAGATATCCGGAATCCAAGGAAGTCATTTTGGAACTAATTGAAACACCAGAAAAGAGCAGGCGCCGTTTTCTGCAAATGCTTGAAGGCTTTTGGAGTGCTTGCCTGAAGGAGGAATGGCCATTAATTGAAGAACTTTTTCTAAAAGATATTTCCTATCGTGGAAAAACCCTATTAGATGAAGGTCTATTTCCTCTATTAACAAGTTTATCGGATACTATAGATGTCTATCCTGAGGAAAAACGTGCAGTTGTGAGAAGGATTTCTAAAGGCGAAATCAATTTGGGTGACAAGGATATGCTTTTCTTAGCTCCCACTTATTTTGCATGGCCCCATTTATTTATGAGCCTTCAACATCCTGTTGGGATCAATTATTCTATTAGAAACCATCAGCTTGAGGCTGCCAAGCCAATGCCACCAGAAGACCTGCTCAAGTTTTTCCGAGCCCTAGGTGACTTTACCCGACTGCAGATTGTTAAGTATTTAGCACAAAAACCTCGATCAACGAGAGAGCTTGCCTTGTTAATCGGAGTAACTGAGGGTGCTGTCTCTAAGCACCTAAAACAACTCGAGAATGCCGGATTAATTACTTCCAAAAGAGAAAGTTATTATGTATTTTATCGACTTCTTGAAAAACCATTTCACGATTTCCCTTTAGGTTTGTCAAAATTCATTGAATAGACAATCATATTCAACAGTGGTATTATGTTCGTGCTTCCTTACATTTTTCTAAGTAATTTGGTTAAAAATAAGGATAAAGTGTTTTATAGTCGCGACAGACAATTGATAGGAAGTGTAAAGGTGGAGTCTTTGAATCATCTCATTGAACATTATGGATACTTTGGTATAATTATCGCTTTAATTGGTGGTATTGTGGGGCTTCCCATACCAGATGAGGTCCTGCTTACTTTCGTTGGCTACAATGTGTTTCAGGAGAAAATGTCGTATTTGCCTTCTTTACTAAGCGCATTCGTCGGTGCATTCGGAGGTATTACGCTAAGCTATCTTTTAGGGATTAAATTGGGTCTCCCATTCTTACAAAAGTTTGGACCAAAATTTCATATAACGGAAGAAAGAGTGGACAAGACCAGAAAATTATTTATGAAGTTCGGACCCTTTCTACTGATTATCGGCTACTTTATTCCGGGTGTCCGTCATGTGACGGCCTATCTTGCTGGGATTAATAATTATTCATATAAAAAGTTTGCCTTATTTGCTTATTTAGGTGCCATGACTTGGTGCTTTACGTTTATTACTATTGGAAGAGTGTTAGGCGAAAATTGGATTCATGTCGGCGCCTATTTTTCTAAATATAGTTTCTATGTATTTTTTCTACTCCTTCTAGGTGGCATTTTATTTTTCACCTTTCGGAGGAAGAAAAGAGTATTAGGCTAATTTTTTAATCAAACGTTTGATTAGTTTTTCAAAAACTGGCCTCTTGTCTAGGCAACTTTTAATCAAACGTTTGATTAGTTTTTCAAAAACTAACCTCTTGTCTAGACATCTTTTAATCAAACGTTTGATTAGTTTTTTAAAAATGGCACTTCTTGTCTAGACATCTTTTAATCAAACGTTTGATTAGTTTTTCAAAAACAGCCATCCTGTCTAGACATCTTTTAATCAAACGTTTGATTAGTTTTAAAAAACTAGCCTCTTGTCTAGACATCTTTTAATCAAACGTTTGATTAGTTTTTCAAAAACGGCCTCTTGTCTAGACATCTTTTAATCAAACGTTTGATTAGTTTTTCAGAGGTCCACCTTAAAGCTTCGTTCATTTACCCTCCCATTAGAAAATACCCGCTCCACATAATCCATCTCGTTTCCCGACATTAACAAAACGGTAGAGCTCCGTGTCCCGTAATGTTCACTTTGAATAAACAATGGCGAAAGCAATCTTTCCCACTCTAACGATACACCCGTGTTTGGAAGAAACTCATCTGGGGCAGGATCTGCTTGTTGAAGAAGTGCCATCAGCTCCTCAACTAGGTTTTCTAAATCCCCTGTGATGATATCGGACAAACCTTCCTTCCCTCTTTTCACCTTCGGCCATTGTGTATTTAACAGATGATTGCTGACACCGTAGATACCAGGCTCCAACCGTTGAAGCTCTTGTCCCATATTGGAGTAATAGTAGAGCTCGTTCTGATCCCCCGCTAGAAGATTATAACCGGGAAACTGATGCTGACGGCTAGCGAGCCCCTGCATATATTCCTTCAGATTGCCACCGTATGTTAAAGCATCTGCCACCAATTCCCCGCGGGATAGTTTGCCTACTGTTATTTCCTTTGGATTCCGATAATTGGTTAGCGCTGCAAACCTTCCTGAAGTGGTAACTCCCATCCATGTACCCATTTTCTCTAAATCGCGACCTGCCAGGATTGTTGGGTTATCCTCCCAGTAATGAATTGGAGCAGTTGGACGTCGATAAAATTCATCGCGATTGGCAGCCACAATCAGTGGATATTGCGGATGGACTTTGTAAGCAAATAATATTAAGCACATGGTCTATCACTGCCTTTTGTAAAATTACGAGGATATTTCTATTTGATTAATTCCTTACGCTTCAGAATCATCTTTTTAATCAGGCGTATCTGCCCTCTATGACTCAACTCATCTTCAAATACATGAAACCACTTAAAGAAATTATTAGCCGGACGATTCCACCAAAACGGAGCTTGCTCAAATAGCCATTCGTCTGATAGCGTTTTAAACGTTTCGATGGTCTCACTTCTTACCTGTTCTAATTTATCTAGATAATACTCTAGCGGGTTCCCTTTAATCTGCTCTCTGGCATGCATTCCTAAATCCAAGGCAGGATTCAAATCACTTTCCTCTTCATCAGTTAGGTCGCGATTTTCAAAAGTTACAATTTGATACGCTTTTTCAACAGAAGCCATGTGTGCTAATAGCATTCCAATAGAATTAGCTTCTTCATCAAAAAGAAAATCTAAATCTTCTATTGTTAAGTCTTTTACAGCTTCCAAAGTTGTTTGCCTGGTATAGTTCATCATCGATACTAATTTACTAAATTCTAGGCCTAAGTCTTCTTTTTGATCTATTACATATAATGTTTGATTATCAACTTTCAATTCATTGACCTCCATTTGGAAAAATAATGAAATAATATTATTCGACATTTTGGTGAAAAATCCTTTAATTAAGGTGTAATTATGTATTTACGCTAAATCGTGTTAAACTAACCATCGACTAATAGTTAATTTTATTTAAATAATGGAGTGGTTAGATGAGTAAAGCAAAAGCCAAAAGTGGTACAGGTAGGGGAACCGGTAAGAAGGGCTGGAACCGTTGGCAATCAAGTGCTAACAAAGCCAAAAGCGCCAAGCCCTATGTCAGCAAGGGGACTAAAAGAGCAGCTGATGTAAAAACTACTGATCAAACCTCAGATAAATAGTCTTTTCTGGTTCGATTAGTACCTGCCAGTAATTCTCATTAGAATCTTTGATGAAAACTCGCCATGTTGGAAATGATAAGGACGATATAACCAACATAGGAGGTATTTGTAATGTCTGAATTAGAGCCTTTTGAATACGAAACAGGCACCGCTATTCGTGACTATGACATTATTGATATTACATCGACTACAAATGGATATGAAGTACTGCTGGATATTAACTTAGATAGCGGGTACTCGCTAACAAAGACCAAGTTAGAAATTACCCATGAGGATTTACAAGGATATGAAACAAGCGAGATAGAAGAGGGTATTAAATATGCTTTAGGGTTCTTTGGAGAATAGGTTCTTACCTTCTAACTTACTGCTACTTTCTAGTCTTACCTATATATAATCTTTACACGCTCTTAACATTAAGTTAAGAAAACCCCTCTTTATTTTTAATACAATGAAGTAAAGGGGGGCGAAAAATGTCTAGAGAATTGCTGGAATTATTTTACGGTTTTGATTGTCGAGTGTTGCAAAAGGTCAACCGTCATTTTGATAAAAAGCTGTTAAATTTCTTCTTCCGGATCATTACATGTTTGGGAGGAGCAGATTTTACCATTGCATCGACACTGCTTCTCATTCTTTTATCGACAGGCGAAGCCCGATTAACGGCTATCAGCAGTGCACTAGCTTTATCTGCGAGTCATATACCTGTCCATATTATAAAAGAGACCCTTCCTCGAAAAAGACCCTATCTAATGATTGAAAAAACCAAAACTCATGAAAACCCATTACAAGACCATTCTTTTCCTTCGGGGCATACAACCGCTATTTTTTCCGTTGTGATTCCCTACATCCTATTCTTACCACACCTTTCGTTTATCTTAATACCTTTAGCGATATTAGTAGGTATATCAAGAATATACCTTGGCTTACACTACCCATCAGACGTTATCGCCGGTGCCTTCCTCGGAACAATTATAGCCCTTATCAGCTTTTGTATATTACTGACATAAACACTTTAAGGTGTCAGGCACCACCGAAAGAATCTTGTGGTGCCTGACACCTCATTTATTATGCTTCAACGATGTCCGGTTGTTGGTATGTTTCGTGGTCGAATTCGCCTGTTGCTTTGCTTGTTAGGACGCCTGCCGTCATGGCTCCACTGACGTTTAGTGCTGTACGACCCATGTCAATTAACGGCTCTACTGAAATAAGCAAACCGACAATGGCAATAGGCAGGTTCATAATAGAAAGGACAATAAGGGCTGCAAAAGTAGCACCGCCGCCAACTCCGGCAACACCGAATGAACTAATCGCAACTACTAGAATGAGCGTAAGAATAAATGATACACTTGTTGGATCTACTCCTGCCGCTGGTGCGACCATTACTGCAAGCATGGCTGGGTAAATACCGGCACAACCGTTCTGACCGATGGATAGCCCGAATGAACCGGCAAAGTTTGCAATCCCTTCGGAAACGCCCAAATCTTTTGTTTGTGTTTTGATCGTCATCGGCAGTGTTCCTGCACTCGTACGTGAAGTAAACGCAAAGGTTAAGGTTGGAAGCCCCTTTTTCACATAATTCTTAGGGTTTAATTTTGCAAACGAAAGTAGTAATAGATGAACAATAAACATGACAATCAACGCTACGTAGGAAGCGATGACAAACTTTCCTAGTTTGGCAATAGCATCATAATCACTCGTTGCCGCAACCCTTGTGATAATGGCTAAAATACCATATGGAGTGAGGCGCAAAATGAGAGTTACCACCCTCATGGTAATAGAATATGCGGTATCTATGATCCTAGCGAAAAACTCTGCATGCTCAGATTCTTTCCGCTTGACCCCAAGGTAAGCAATCCCGATAAAGACAGAAAAGATAACGACGGCAATCGTAGATGTTGGGCGCGCCCCTGTTAAATCCTGAAATGGATTACTTGGAATAAGCTCAACAATCTGCTGTGGCAGTGTCATATTTTCCACGCCCGCCACACGTTCTTCAAGCTGAGCATTTCTCGCTTTCTCTGCATCTCCTTCGTTTAATTGAATCCCGTCAAGGCCAAATCCTAAGGCAGAACCAATCCCGATGGCTGCAGAAATAGCTGTTGTACCAAGTAAAAGACCAATGACAAGAAAGCTAATCTTCCCGATATTTTTCGTTAATTTCAATTTGGTAAAAGCTGCAACAATACTAATAAATACTAGCGGCATAACCACCATTTGCAGTAACTTAACATATCCATATCCTACAATGTTAAACCAATCGATGGTCCCTGTTGTCACTTCATGTGTGGTGCCATAAATCCAATGAATAGCGAAACCAAAGACAATCCCTAAACCTAATGCAGTAAAAACACGTTTAGAAAAAGAGACGTGTTTCTTTTGCATCATGAATAAACCATACATGAGTGCAAATAAAACGAGGATATTCACAATAATAAGAAGGGCGTTCATTATATTCCTCCTCTAAATTTGTAATATTTTCCAACACATACATTCCAATGAGTCAAGTCGGAATTACAAATGAACAAACCACCAACAGAATCAAAACCATCAAACGTTTGATATTACATACATATGTACTGTAAGGACATTAAATACCAACGACCCAAAAAAAGGTGTCAGGCACCGTCCATGGACATTTGTCCACGAGCGGTGCCTGACACCCAATTACTTAATCTCATAGATTTTACATTTTTCATAAAAGCTTGTTTTTCCTATTTTCAGGAGCTTGGCAGCTTCTTGTTTATTTCCATTAGTAACGTCCAACGCTTTTAGAATAGCTTTTCTTTCGGCCAGTGCCAATACTTCTTTTAAAGGGACAATCGGTGCCGAATTGAATTCCATTGGCTCGATGCTGACCGTTGGGGAATCATTCTTAGAGGTACTTTCCGGCTCTAAATCACGTAAATATAATGGCAAATGAACAACCTCAATGGTTTTTCCATCAAGGACATTGATCGTTCGTTCGAGAACATTCTCGAGTTCGCGAATGTTACCCGGCCAAGAATGCTGCATGAGTCTTTCTTTTACCTCTAGGGAAAGCTCTATCCCTTTGCGGTAAAATTTCTTCTCCAGCTTTTTTAATAAATTGCTGGAGATGTGCGGAATATCCTCTCTTCTTTTTCTTAGAGGGGGGATTTCTATTTTTATGACATATAATCGGTAGTATAAATCCTGACGGAACTTTCCTTCCTCTACCAGCTTTTCTAAATTGCGATGAGTCGCAGCAATGATTCTCACATCAACAGGAATCGATTTTTGACCGCCAACCCGTTGTATTTCTTTTTCCTGCAGCACCCGCAAAAGTTTGCTTTGCATCGCAAGTGGCATGTCCCCAATTTCATCTAGAAAAAGGGTACCATTGTTTGCTATTTCAAACTGTCCTTTCTTGCCCCCTTTTTTCGCGCCTGTAAAGGCCCCCTCTTCATACCCAAACAGCTCTGATTCTAGTAAATGTTCAGGAATAGAAGCGCAGTTGATGGCCACAAATGGCATTGATTCTCGCGTACTATTATTATGTATAGCGTGGGCAAATAACTCTTTACCCGTCCCGGATTCTCCTATTAACAAAACCGATGAGTGGCTCTCGGAAATTCTCTCTGCCAGTTTCTTTGCTGCTAAAAAGGCAGGGCTATTTCCAATTAAATCGGTAAATTGATACTTACTTTTCAATTCTTTTTCAACTTTTGTTTTATAATATTTTAGCTCTTCTACAAGTCTTTGTATTTTCGTTTTATACATCCGCCATTCTTCTGGCGTTCGAAACATGACGGTTCCTAAAGCGCCAACCCTCTCCCCATCCACAATCAAAGGGTACCGGTTAGCAATCATTTCACTACCATTGATGGGGTGCAGTGAAGCAAGCTCTTTTTGACCTGTTTTTGCAACGATATGCATGCGGGTATTTTCAATGACCTCTTCCACTGGCCGGTTAAGAGCATCCTCCACCGTCGTTCCCAAAAAATTGCAATAAGCCTCATTGATATAAAGAATAATACCCTCTCGATCAACCACTACAATTCGTTCTGCTAATAGATTAATAATTTGCTCATGCCAATTATAGGGGATATTCTCAAATCCTCGGTACATTCTTTTCCCACCCTTACCACACTAGATATATTAATTATACCAAATATACTGACAAAGGGGTCAGACCCCACTTAAAAGTGGTGCCTGACCCCTCTTCATTATTGAGCGGTATATCCGCCATCCAGGATGACGGCCTGGCCGGTAATGCCTCTTCCTTTATCACTTGCTAAAAAGACCGCATAATCCGCAATTTCCGAAACAGATAATAGCCTTCTCTGTGGAACAAGCGGATAAATTACTTCCTCAAGGACACGATCTAAGCTTACATTTCGGGTTTTCGCCAAATCCCCCAATTGGTTTCTCACGAGCGGAGTATCGACGTAACCAGGACATAAAGCATTGACAGTTATTCCATCCGCTGCTCCCTCTAATGCCGCTACCTTCGTTAAACCAATGACCCCGTGCTTGGCACTGTTATAAGCTGCTTTCCCAGCAAAGCCGATCACGCCATTAATGGAAGCCATATTGATGACTCTGCCAAAGCCTTGTTTTTTCATGAGTGGAAACACATGCTTGATGCCGATAAACGGTGCGGTTAACATGATTTTGACAAGTAACTCGAACTTTTCAGTCGGAAACTCCTCAATAGGAGACACATACTGCATTCCAGCATTATTCACTAAAATATCGATACTGCCAAA
The window above is part of the Bacillus sp. SORGH_AS_0510 genome. Proteins encoded here:
- a CDS encoding phosphatase PAP2 family protein — translated: MSRELLELFYGFDCRVLQKVNRHFDKKLLNFFFRIITCLGGADFTIASTLLLILLSTGEARLTAISSALALSASHIPVHIIKETLPRKRPYLMIEKTKTHENPLQDHSFPSGHTTAIFSVVIPYILFLPHLSFILIPLAILVGISRIYLGLHYPSDVIAGAFLGTIIALISFCILLT
- a CDS encoding sigma-54-dependent Fis family transcriptional regulator yields the protein MYRGFENIPYNWHEQIINLLAERIVVVDREGIILYINEAYCNFLGTTVEDALNRPVEEVIENTRMHIVAKTGQKELASLHPINGSEMIANRYPLIVDGERVGALGTVMFRTPEEWRMYKTKIQRLVEELKYYKTKVEKELKSKYQFTDLIGNSPAFLAAKKLAERISESHSSVLLIGESGTGKELFAHAIHNNSTRESMPFVAINCASIPEHLLESELFGYEEGAFTGAKKGGKKGQFEIANNGTLFLDEIGDMPLAMQSKLLRVLQEKEIQRVGGQKSIPVDVRIIAATHRNLEKLVEEGKFRQDLYYRLYVIKIEIPPLRKRREDIPHISSNLLKKLEKKFYRKGIELSLEVKERLMQHSWPGNIRELENVLERTINVLDGKTIEVVHLPLYLRDLEPESTSKNDSPTVSIEPMEFNSAPIVPLKEVLALAERKAILKALDVTNGNKQEAAKLLKIGKTSFYEKCKIYEIK
- a CDS encoding DinB family protein → MMNYTRQTTLEAVKDLTIEDLDFLFDEEANSIGMLLAHMASVEKAYQIVTFENRDLTDEEESDLNPALDLGMHAREQIKGNPLEYYLDKLEQVRSETIETFKTLSDEWLFEQAPFWWNRPANNFFKWFHVFEDELSHRGQIRLIKKMILKRKELIK
- a CDS encoding DUF3934 domain-containing protein, which codes for MSKAKAKSGTGRGTGKKGWNRWQSSANKAKSAKPYVSKGTKRAADVKTTDQTSDK
- a CDS encoding NRDE family protein gives rise to the protein MCLILFAYKVHPQYPLIVAANRDEFYRRPTAPIHYWEDNPTILAGRDLEKMGTWMGVTTSGRFAALTNYRNPKEITVGKLSRGELVADALTYGGNLKEYMQGLASRQHQFPGYNLLAGDQNELYYYSNMGQELQRLEPGIYGVSNHLLNTQWPKVKRGKEGLSDIITGDLENLVEELMALLQQADPAPDEFLPNTGVSLEWERLLSPLFIQSEHYGTRSSTVLLMSGNEMDYVERVFSNGRVNERSFKVDL
- a CDS encoding L-cystine transporter; the protein is MNALLIIVNILVLFALMYGLFMMQKKHVSFSKRVFTALGLGIVFGFAIHWIYGTTHEVTTGTIDWFNIVGYGYVKLLQMVVMPLVFISIVAAFTKLKLTKNIGKISFLVIGLLLGTTAISAAIGIGSALGFGLDGIQLNEGDAEKARNAQLEERVAGVENMTLPQQIVELIPSNPFQDLTGARPTSTIAVVIFSVFIGIAYLGVKRKESEHAEFFARIIDTAYSITMRVVTLILRLTPYGILAIITRVAATSDYDAIAKLGKFVIASYVALIVMFIVHLLLLSFAKLNPKNYVKKGLPTLTFAFTSRTSAGTLPMTIKTQTKDLGVSEGIANFAGSFGLSIGQNGCAGIYPAMLAVMVAPAAGVDPTSVSFILTLILVVAISSFGVAGVGGGATFAALIVLSIMNLPIAIVGLLISVEPLIDMGRTALNVSGAMTAGVLTSKATGEFDHETYQQPDIVEA
- a CDS encoding histidine phosphatase family protein, with the translated sequence MNLYVIRHGESEHNIDRTVMAHTHDSRHSLTGIGFEQVQKTAEFMKSILNEKTVVYSSPYLRTIQTAQAVHSQLPEGVPFFENPLIREWELGNLYDFSNRPPEKKKEFKAAGQFYFRYENGESLADVYLRATMFMHTVIERVRRQQRYENVVIVTHAAFIQMLLTFLMNWPVEELTGFKPVENASVIKINETNGDYEYEKIFVPSVN
- a CDS encoding MBL fold metallo-hydrolase; its protein translation is MINQFFSKHFTLETVQDGVYAAIAKEGGGAVGNAGFVDLGGQTLVFDTFNTQQAAEDLKTLAIRVTNQPITWVVNSHWHGDHVRGNQVFKESTIVSSQATFEKMKELHPARIEKQKGDIQGLINYIQTLKLKLGEEYDKELEQQINFLSEMEVSLPTLELVLPQQTFKSEMSFKGSKRSARLFTLGGGHSYCDAILYIPEEKVAFMGDLLFVDTAPTIFEESNPQKWIEILRKVEEMDIEVAIPGHGPVGTKGNFQQVIEYIEKR
- a CDS encoding Cof-type HAD-IIB family hydrolase — encoded protein: MQKPIVFFDIDGTILNEDKVIPESTKTAIRLLQEKGIHTVIATGRVPKMFYWILKELNIDSYVAMNGQYVVFEGQEIYSNPIDSDILQSLSAMTASNGHALAYCSHLDYKVTEKNHPYIESSFDSLMMAYPDVDPAYFKRFSIFQGHLYCEGLFEQTYAERFPQFSFVKWHDYAYDILPKGASKAVGVQKLTETLGIKKEHTYAFGDGLNDLEMLSTVGTGVAMGNAVPEAKAAADIVTTSNCNDGILNGLIQLGLLEEELALK
- a CDS encoding DedA family protein encodes the protein MESLNHLIEHYGYFGIIIALIGGIVGLPIPDEVLLTFVGYNVFQEKMSYLPSLLSAFVGAFGGITLSYLLGIKLGLPFLQKFGPKFHITEERVDKTRKLFMKFGPFLLIIGYFIPGVRHVTAYLAGINNYSYKKFALFAYLGAMTWCFTFITIGRVLGENWIHVGAYFSKYSFYVFFLLLLGGILFFTFRRKKRVLG
- a CDS encoding DUF5937 family protein; this encodes MSYSLNLSNFSSEQIAFGYSAAHETLIALHVFYDCKHHPLHIPWVINARKKISPALKEEIERFSLFYKRPIVSFWELSEDSTFRSFDSDLMEMAKQPIETYWQKIIETLLVKNKNEIQWDQKLHNELIELEDRRYPESKEVILELIETPEKSRRRFLQMLEGFWSACLKEEWPLIEELFLKDISYRGKTLLDEGLFPLLTSLSDTIDVYPEEKRAVVRRISKGEINLGDKDMLFLAPTYFAWPHLFMSLQHPVGINYSIRNHQLEAAKPMPPEDLLKFFRALGDFTRLQIVKYLAQKPRSTRELALLIGVTEGAVSKHLKQLENAGLITSKRESYYVFYRLLEKPFHDFPLGLSKFIE
- a CDS encoding 3-hydroxybutyrate dehydrogenase, giving the protein MRQSLEGKTAFITGSASGIGLEIAKTFVQEGAKVVISDLNAVKSEEVASELREQGFEALAAPCDVTDEEAFKNSLELAYQTFGSIDILVNNAGMQYVSPIEEFPTEKFELLVKIMLTAPFIGIKHVFPLMKKQGFGRVINMASINGVIGFAGKAAYNSAKHGVIGLTKVAALEGAADGITVNALCPGYVDTPLVRNQLGDLAKTRNVSLDRVLEEVIYPLVPQRRLLSVSEIADYAVFLASDKGRGITGQAVILDGGYTAQ